A genomic stretch from Natronomonas gomsonensis includes:
- a CDS encoding DUF7546 family protein, translating to MFDAATQHFRALDGDSQRTVVYTVAMANTLVLLSLLYAYFTDSTPTTYWAFPVIWLTAAAWAVFRTDPAPAERRTKLIAGAIAGGYFVILGFVGGLFGPATGPVTGLTVQFTQLPPGWNPAVLYGGGTVQFAIVPFTAIGYAVLSYLVYATAIEAESAVAGGVLGLFSCVSCTLPVVASVLSGVVGGGAALAAAASAQTYALGTVVYVITVGLLVYRPGLVWLRTRL from the coding sequence ATGTTCGACGCCGCAACGCAGCACTTCCGTGCACTCGACGGTGACAGCCAGCGAACCGTCGTCTACACGGTTGCGATGGCGAACACCCTCGTTCTCCTCTCGCTTCTGTACGCGTACTTCACCGACAGTACGCCGACTACCTACTGGGCGTTTCCGGTGATATGGCTCACGGCGGCCGCGTGGGCGGTGTTTCGAACCGACCCGGCACCGGCGGAGCGCCGAACGAAACTCATCGCCGGAGCCATCGCGGGTGGGTACTTCGTTATACTGGGCTTTGTCGGCGGCCTGTTCGGCCCCGCTACCGGTCCGGTAACCGGGCTGACCGTTCAGTTCACCCAACTCCCGCCGGGATGGAATCCGGCGGTTCTCTACGGGGGTGGGACCGTCCAGTTTGCAATCGTCCCCTTCACTGCCATCGGCTACGCGGTCCTGTCGTATCTCGTCTACGCGACGGCCATCGAAGCCGAAAGTGCCGTCGCTGGCGGCGTCCTCGGGCTGTTCTCCTGTGTGTCGTGTACGCTTCCGGTGGTCGCGTCGGTGTTGAGCGGCGTCGTCGGTGGCGGCGCGGCGCTGGCCGCTGCGGCCTCCGCCCAGACCTACGCGCTCGGAACCGTCGTGTACGTGATTACCGTCGGCCTGCTCGTCTACCGTCCGGGTCTCGTGTGGCTCCGAACGCGGCTCTGA
- a CDS encoding glycosyltransferase — translation MQTVAVFTDTYLPTVNGVTYTIETWRDYWCARGGRMPVVYPGSDGYRPAPDEHPVSSLPFPFYPGFRLGRPRIPSAISEADPDVVHTHTPFALGLAGRRLATRADLPLVASYHTPASEYAEYISDHLSGPLRRIAERYERWFFRQADAVVVPSRAAAAQVPDGGTPVHVVSNGVDTDLFQPSSEAAVAAFRDRHDIPEGPLVGYTGRHGHEKRLEELLTATRGIEATLVVGGDGPARSELERAAAARDDVVFLGFLDRSELPTFYTALDAFGFPSPVETQGLVALEAIACGTPVVAADGAALSETVVDGETGYHFEPGNVDGLTAAIRRALADRQRLSERCLSRRDALSVERSIDALENVYDTVVNSDARRLVR, via the coding sequence ATGCAGACCGTCGCGGTGTTTACCGACACGTATCTCCCGACGGTCAACGGTGTCACCTACACCATCGAGACGTGGCGTGACTACTGGTGTGCCCGCGGCGGGCGGATGCCCGTCGTCTACCCGGGAAGTGACGGGTACCGACCCGCGCCGGACGAACATCCGGTGTCGAGTCTTCCGTTTCCGTTTTATCCGGGATTCCGTCTCGGGCGGCCACGAATTCCCTCGGCAATCTCCGAGGCCGACCCCGATGTCGTCCACACGCACACGCCGTTCGCACTCGGACTCGCGGGTCGTCGGCTCGCAACGCGTGCGGACCTCCCGCTCGTCGCCTCCTATCATACGCCGGCCAGCGAGTACGCTGAATACATCAGCGACCACCTCTCCGGGCCGCTCCGCCGCATCGCAGAACGCTACGAGCGGTGGTTCTTTCGACAGGCCGATGCCGTCGTGGTCCCCTCGCGAGCGGCCGCAGCGCAGGTCCCTGACGGCGGAACGCCCGTCCACGTCGTCTCCAACGGCGTCGACACCGACCTGTTTCAACCGTCGTCGGAGGCGGCGGTCGCGGCGTTTCGGGACCGCCACGACATTCCCGAGGGGCCGCTCGTCGGCTACACCGGTCGCCACGGCCACGAGAAACGACTCGAGGAACTCCTCACGGCGACTCGTGGAATCGAGGCGACGCTCGTCGTCGGCGGCGACGGCCCCGCGCGCTCGGAACTGGAGCGAGCGGCGGCCGCCCGAGACGACGTGGTATTCCTCGGCTTTCTCGACCGTTCGGAGTTGCCGACGTTCTATACGGCGTTGGACGCCTTCGGGTTCCCGAGTCCGGTCGAAACACAGGGGTTGGTCGCACTGGAGGCTATCGCCTGTGGTACGCCGGTCGTCGCTGCCGACGGCGCTGCACTCTCCGAAACCGTCGTCGACGGCGAGACTGGCTATCACTTCGAACCGGGGAACGTCGACGGACTCACCGCGGCCATCCGGAGGGCGCTCGCGGACCGCCAACGACTCTCCGAGCGGTGTCTCTCCAGACGCGACGCACTCAGCGTCGAACGTTCCATCGACGCCCTCGAAAACGTGTACGATACCGTCGTTAACAGCGACGCTCGCAGACTCGTTCGATGA
- the coxB gene encoding cytochrome c oxidase subunit II, translating to MRVTRTVTAALAGLVLLAISADPVFAQSQGVEQINGLNTKLLAVAIPIAILVEVILIYAVVKFKGNDDPKPTHENRRLEITWTVATAIVLLFVGFASYQVLAVEEVGNPIDSDERIEPQVSQDLEGAVGPLQSEQNEAVEIEIEAFRYGWRATYEGTDVTTNNEIRVPTDRPVYFHITSTDWLHMLSVPDLGLKQTAFPGEYNTIKTIPTETGEHQFYCTEYCGIGHSQMNGKFVVMDGDDYDEWLANQQSE from the coding sequence ATGAGAGTCACGCGCACCGTCACGGCGGCGCTCGCCGGGCTCGTGCTACTCGCCATCTCGGCTGACCCCGTGTTCGCACAGAGCCAAGGCGTAGAGCAGATAAACGGCCTCAACACGAAACTGCTCGCGGTGGCCATCCCCATCGCCATCCTCGTTGAGGTAATCCTCATCTACGCAGTTGTGAAGTTCAAGGGCAACGACGACCCCAAGCCGACCCACGAGAACCGCCGGCTGGAGATTACGTGGACGGTGGCGACCGCCATCGTGCTGCTGTTCGTCGGCTTCGCCTCCTACCAAGTGCTCGCCGTCGAGGAAGTCGGGAACCCCATCGACAGCGATGAACGCATCGAACCGCAGGTGTCCCAAGACCTCGAAGGCGCCGTCGGACCGCTGCAGTCCGAACAGAACGAGGCAGTCGAAATCGAAATCGAGGCGTTCCGCTACGGCTGGCGAGCGACCTACGAAGGGACCGACGTAACGACCAACAACGAGATACGCGTCCCAACAGACAGACCGGTGTACTTCCACATCACGTCGACCGACTGGCTCCACATGCTGTCGGTTCCGGACCTCGGTCTGAAGCAGACCGCCTTCCCCGGTGAGTACAACACCATCAAGACGATTCCCACCGAGACCGGTGAACACCAGTTCTACTGTACGGAGTACTGCGGCATCGGTCACTCCCAGATGAACGGGAAGTTCGTCGTCATGGACGGCGACGACTACGACGAGTGGCTGGCGAACCAGCAGTCCGAGTAA
- a CDS encoding cytochrome c oxidase subunit 3 produces MSVDHDDGHHGGHEHHLPAVEDWPRGFGEASWWPFITALGGAGFYIGAALFVLGRPEYGIVPSTVGPAAFVISTFLFLTGLYGWLYHAFIVNFWEGEADDFGFPLKLTMLLFLGTEVATFGAGFIYYFFIRGGEVWTEEALPELVVSGDVLSSLVIVNTLILIASSFTIHYAHHALLKDNRKRFVRLLGATLVLGLVFLGGQVYEYYEFIVHEGFTVTQGAYGSAFYGLTGLHGLHVSLGAVLIGILFIRALFGHYSSEKHVSVSTVSMYWHFVDVVWVFLVIVLYAGAIV; encoded by the coding sequence ATGAGTGTCGACCACGACGACGGACATCACGGTGGCCACGAACACCACCTGCCCGCGGTCGAGGACTGGCCGCGCGGCTTCGGTGAAGCCTCCTGGTGGCCGTTCATCACCGCCCTCGGCGGCGCCGGGTTCTACATCGGCGCGGCCCTGTTCGTCCTTGGACGTCCCGAGTATGGCATCGTACCTTCGACGGTCGGACCGGCCGCCTTCGTCATCAGCACGTTCCTGTTCCTGACAGGCCTGTACGGCTGGCTGTATCACGCCTTCATCGTCAACTTCTGGGAGGGCGAAGCCGACGACTTCGGCTTCCCGCTGAAGCTCACGATGCTGTTGTTCCTCGGGACGGAGGTTGCGACGTTCGGCGCCGGCTTCATCTACTACTTCTTCATCCGCGGTGGCGAAGTGTGGACCGAAGAGGCACTGCCGGAACTCGTCGTCTCGGGTGACGTTCTCAGCTCGCTCGTCATCGTCAACACCCTCATCCTGATTGCCAGTTCGTTCACCATCCACTACGCCCACCACGCACTGCTGAAGGACAACCGCAAGCGCTTCGTTCGACTCCTCGGTGCGACGCTGGTCCTCGGACTCGTGTTCCTCGGCGGCCAGGTGTACGAGTACTACGAGTTCATCGTCCACGAGGGCTTCACCGTCACGCAGGGCGCCTACGGCTCTGCCTTCTACGGACTGACCGGCCTCCACGGCCTGCACGTCTCCCTCGGTGCCGTCCTCATCGGCATCCTCTTCATCCGGGCGCTGTTCGGACACTACTCCTCCGAGAAACACGTCTCGGTGTCGACCGTCTCGATGTACTGGCACTTCGTCGACGTGGTCTGGGTGTTCCTCGTCATCGTGCTGTACGCGGGCGCTATCGTCTAA
- a CDS encoding adenylyltransferase/cytidyltransferase family protein, whose product MRRVVAQGTFDLLHPGHLHYLEEAKSMGEELHVIIARSENVTHKAKPVVPDRQRRDMVAALDPVDEARLGHTEDFFVPIRDIDPDVIVLGHDQHHDEATLAAMLEDEGIDCEVARGTPREADDHEVLSTGSIIERVCERRC is encoded by the coding sequence ATGAGACGCGTCGTCGCACAGGGGACGTTCGATTTGTTGCACCCCGGCCACCTCCACTACCTCGAGGAGGCCAAATCGATGGGCGAGGAACTCCACGTCATCATCGCCCGCTCGGAGAACGTCACCCACAAGGCGAAACCCGTCGTTCCCGACCGCCAGCGCCGCGACATGGTCGCTGCGCTCGACCCCGTCGACGAGGCGCGTCTCGGCCACACCGAGGATTTCTTCGTCCCCATCCGCGACATCGACCCCGACGTCATCGTTCTCGGCCACGACCAACACCACGACGAGGCGACGCTCGCGGCGATGCTGGAAGACGAAGGCATCGACTGTGAGGTCGCCCGCGGAACGCCCCGCGAAGCCGACGACCACGAGGTGCTGTCGACCGGCAGCATCATCGAACGAGTCTGCGAGCGTCGCTGTTAA
- a CDS encoding ABC transporter ATP-binding protein: MVIRAENVRRRYGDTVALDGVSFSVESGEVFALIGPNGAGKTTLIRALTGTTQAEGTVELLGGAPEDAARHRIGLLPQEFSPAERLTARELLAYYAGLYDESRDPDSVLADVGLTDSADTHYENLSGGQKRRVCVGTALVNAPDVLILDEPTTGIDPNGRRELWALIEGLADTGTTVLLTTHYMEEAETLADRVGLLADGKLVELGSPEELIERHGGDSRLVVEADDPAGATRALERAGYHLLPDETHVAVAAGPRDIPDLADALDDAGVDYEGLLWRQPGLDDVYVALTGTDVTATGDPITEGQS, encoded by the coding sequence ATGGTCATTCGCGCCGAGAACGTCCGCCGCCGCTACGGCGATACGGTGGCGTTGGACGGCGTCTCGTTTTCCGTCGAGAGCGGCGAGGTGTTCGCCCTCATCGGGCCGAACGGCGCCGGCAAGACGACGCTCATCCGTGCGCTGACGGGGACGACCCAAGCCGAGGGAACCGTCGAACTGTTGGGCGGCGCCCCCGAAGACGCCGCCCGCCACCGCATCGGCCTCCTGCCACAGGAGTTCTCGCCGGCCGAACGGCTCACCGCCCGCGAGTTACTCGCCTACTACGCCGGTCTCTACGACGAATCGCGAGACCCCGACTCGGTTTTGGCCGACGTGGGCCTGACTGACAGTGCGGACACTCACTACGAGAACCTCTCGGGCGGGCAGAAACGACGCGTCTGTGTCGGCACTGCCCTCGTCAACGCGCCAGACGTGTTGATTCTCGACGAACCGACGACGGGCATCGACCCGAACGGTCGTCGCGAACTGTGGGCGCTCATCGAGGGGCTCGCCGACACCGGAACGACCGTCCTGTTGACGACTCACTACATGGAGGAAGCCGAGACGCTGGCCGACCGCGTCGGCCTGTTGGCCGACGGGAAACTCGTCGAACTCGGGTCGCCCGAGGAACTCATCGAGCGCCACGGCGGCGACAGCCGACTCGTCGTCGAAGCCGACGACCCTGCCGGCGCCACACGGGCCTTAGAACGAGCGGGCTATCACCTCCTTCCGGACGAAACCCACGTCGCCGTCGCGGCCGGTCCACGGGACATCCCCGACCTTGCCGACGCCCTCGACGACGCCGGCGTCGATTACGAGGGGCTACTCTGGCGACAGCCGGGTCTCGACGACGTGTACGTCGCCCTGACGGGAACTGACGTGACCGCGACCGGCGACCCGATAACGGAGGGTCAGTCGTGA
- a CDS encoding DUF420 domain-containing protein, with translation MSTVRGPQFAREHPRVLTAVLTVVGYVVVVGTLYADVGLYPTIAESTVDLLSHAISVVNTLTVACLVAGVYWIRNDEVEKHRAAMLAAFSLILLFLVMYLLKTGGGGRKEIIAGAPLRSFYLGMLGIHIVLSVLAVPFVLYAITLGLTHTPAELRETAHAKVGRLAVSTWLISLVLGVIAYLMLTFYYDPTQIEFVRGMA, from the coding sequence ATGTCGACAGTCCGCGGACCGCAGTTCGCACGCGAGCATCCCCGCGTCCTTACGGCCGTTCTCACCGTCGTCGGCTACGTCGTCGTCGTCGGGACGCTGTACGCCGACGTGGGACTGTATCCGACGATAGCCGAGTCGACCGTTGACCTCCTTTCTCACGCCATCTCCGTCGTGAACACGCTGACGGTCGCCTGTCTGGTGGCGGGTGTCTACTGGATTCGAAACGACGAGGTAGAGAAACACCGCGCTGCGATGCTTGCGGCCTTTTCGCTCATCCTGTTGTTCCTCGTCATGTACCTCCTGAAGACGGGCGGCGGTGGCCGCAAGGAGATAATCGCCGGCGCGCCGCTTCGAAGCTTCTATCTCGGTATGTTAGGGATTCACATCGTCTTGTCGGTGCTCGCGGTGCCGTTCGTCCTCTATGCTATCACGCTCGGGCTCACCCACACGCCGGCCGAACTGCGAGAGACCGCCCACGCAAAGGTGGGTCGCCTCGCCGTCTCGACGTGGCTCATCAGCCTCGTGTTGGGCGTCATCGCCTACCTCATGTTGACGTTCTACTACGACCCGACACAAATCGAGTTCGTCCGCGGGATGGCTTGA
- a CDS encoding glycosyltransferase family 4 protein, whose translation MRVLNHLELESHLDRSGIGTSVRHQRKALADTSIEVVTSPWNGGRPSTAALKRAVGDGLFESYDVAHCNLMGPESLAIAAHARRNGIPLVIHAHTTAKNFEESFRGSNAVAPAFGRYLRWFYSQADVVVAPSEHTRRVLSEAGVDAPIRVVTNGVDIDSLSGFEALREPYRRRFDLEGLVVFSVGNVFERKGLTTFCRLAESTDYEFVWFGPYDTGPLASSTVRRRVRHPPANATFTGWIDDVRGAYAAGDVYLFPTKNETQGIAALEAMACGKPVVVRDIPTFEPLCSDGIDCLKCETLPEFRTALQRLAENPDLRERLGENARETATEHGLDRVAEGLRDAYDAANRVGSRPESTTD comes from the coding sequence GTGCGCGTTCTGAACCACCTCGAACTCGAATCCCACCTCGACCGAAGCGGCATCGGCACGTCCGTCCGCCACCAGCGGAAGGCGCTGGCCGACACGTCAATCGAGGTGGTGACCTCGCCGTGGAACGGCGGTCGACCGTCCACGGCGGCGCTGAAACGCGCGGTCGGTGACGGGCTGTTTGAGTCCTACGACGTCGCTCACTGTAACCTGATGGGTCCCGAGAGCCTCGCGATTGCGGCCCACGCCCGACGCAACGGGATTCCGCTCGTCATCCACGCGCACACGACCGCGAAGAACTTCGAGGAGAGTTTTCGCGGGTCGAATGCGGTCGCTCCTGCGTTCGGTCGCTACCTTCGATGGTTCTACTCGCAGGCCGATGTCGTAGTCGCACCGAGCGAACACACCCGCCGAGTGCTCTCGGAGGCGGGTGTCGATGCCCCGATTCGCGTCGTCACGAACGGCGTCGACATCGACTCGCTGTCGGGGTTCGAGGCGCTCCGGGAGCCCTACCGGCGTCGGTTCGACCTCGAGGGACTGGTCGTCTTCTCGGTCGGCAACGTCTTCGAGCGCAAGGGGTTGACGACGTTCTGCCGACTCGCCGAATCGACCGACTACGAGTTCGTCTGGTTCGGCCCATACGACACCGGGCCGTTGGCTTCCTCGACCGTTCGCCGGCGGGTTCGACACCCGCCGGCGAACGCGACGTTCACCGGCTGGATAGACGACGTTCGCGGCGCCTACGCGGCCGGCGACGTGTACCTGTTTCCGACGAAAAACGAAACGCAGGGCATCGCGGCGCTGGAGGCGATGGCGTGCGGCAAGCCGGTCGTCGTCCGCGACATCCCGACGTTCGAACCGCTGTGCTCCGACGGTATCGACTGCCTGAAATGTGAGACGCTCCCCGAGTTCCGGACAGCGCTGCAGCGGTTGGCCGAGAACCCTGACCTCCGGGAGCGCCTCGGTGAAAACGCCCGCGAGACGGCGACTGAACACGGACTCGACCGAGTCGCCGAAGGATTGCGAGACGCCTATGACGCCGCGAATCGCGTCGGCAGCCGTCCGGAATCCACAACCGATTAA
- a CDS encoding SelT/SelW/SelH family protein has translation MSAVEIEYCVPCGFLNRASDLSEHLLSTFGADLESVALVTGDHGVFEVRVDGEAIFRKADDDYDVDEITRRVREAM, from the coding sequence ATGTCTGCTGTCGAAATCGAGTACTGCGTCCCGTGTGGCTTCCTGAATCGCGCCTCTGACCTCTCCGAACACCTGCTGTCGACGTTCGGTGCGGACCTCGAAAGCGTCGCGTTGGTCACCGGCGACCACGGCGTCTTCGAGGTACGGGTCGACGGCGAGGCCATATTCCGGAAGGCGGATGACGACTACGATGTCGACGAAATCACTCGTCGCGTTCGGGAGGCGATGTAA
- the cyoE gene encoding heme o synthase → MIRRPSITALLAAAVVGVYVLVVVGATAALSDSAAACSGWPLCGGDLSNPAVLVALLHRAAAAVVGLLVLTSAVLGWNRVGRRVKAALGVALLLYPAQVAVGAFVATGGTFAGLHLAVAMSIFAALVLALAWQLEAETGTDDAPGAVPEPSLAEEPIDDGSVAPTLTGVERLKATAWAYFELMKPRLMWLLCLVAGAGMALAGTPTVRTVLATLGGGVLAIGASGTFNHVLERDIDKRMERTADRPVATHEVPVRNALAFGGLLAVGSLAAFLSVNLLVAALGLAAIMFYSVVYTLLLKPNTVQNTVLGGAAGALPALIGYAAVAGTVGPVGLTLAGVIFLWTPAHFYNLALAYKDDYERGGFPMMPVVRGETETRKHILLYLGATLLSAGVLAELADLGWLYGVTTVALGALFLYTVVRLHREQTESAAFRAFHASNAYLGLVLVAVVVDALAI, encoded by the coding sequence ATGATTCGCCGCCCTTCGATTACCGCGCTGCTCGCGGCGGCGGTCGTCGGTGTGTACGTCCTCGTCGTCGTCGGCGCGACGGCGGCACTCTCCGATTCCGCCGCGGCGTGTTCTGGGTGGCCGCTCTGTGGTGGCGACCTCTCGAATCCGGCGGTTCTCGTCGCGCTGCTGCACCGTGCGGCCGCGGCCGTCGTCGGACTGCTCGTTCTCACCTCGGCCGTCCTCGGCTGGAACCGTGTTGGCCGTCGCGTGAAGGCCGCCCTCGGTGTGGCGCTGCTCCTCTATCCGGCACAGGTCGCCGTCGGCGCGTTCGTTGCGACCGGTGGTACCTTCGCCGGCCTCCACCTCGCCGTCGCGATGAGTATCTTCGCCGCGCTCGTCCTCGCGTTGGCGTGGCAACTGGAAGCCGAGACCGGAACCGACGACGCTCCGGGTGCGGTGCCCGAACCGTCTCTCGCCGAGGAGCCAATCGACGACGGCTCGGTCGCGCCGACGCTGACCGGTGTCGAGCGCCTGAAAGCGACCGCGTGGGCGTACTTCGAATTGATGAAACCGCGGCTGATGTGGCTGCTGTGTCTCGTCGCCGGCGCCGGGATGGCGCTTGCGGGCACGCCGACCGTTCGGACGGTTCTCGCCACGCTCGGCGGCGGCGTCCTCGCCATCGGCGCCTCCGGAACGTTCAATCACGTCCTCGAACGCGACATCGACAAGCGGATGGAGCGGACCGCCGACCGACCGGTCGCGACCCACGAGGTTCCGGTCCGGAACGCACTGGCCTTCGGTGGCCTGTTGGCGGTTGGCTCGCTGGCGGCGTTTCTCTCGGTGAATCTGCTGGTCGCGGCGCTCGGCCTCGCCGCCATCATGTTCTACTCGGTCGTGTACACTCTGCTGTTGAAGCCGAACACCGTCCAGAACACGGTGTTGGGTGGCGCTGCCGGCGCGCTTCCGGCGCTTATCGGCTACGCCGCCGTCGCCGGAACGGTCGGCCCCGTCGGCCTCACGCTCGCGGGCGTCATCTTCCTGTGGACGCCGGCGCACTTCTACAACCTCGCGTTGGCCTACAAGGACGACTACGAGCGTGGCGGCTTCCCGATGATGCCCGTCGTCCGTGGGGAGACCGAGACCCGCAAGCACATCCTCCTGTATCTCGGGGCGACGCTTCTGAGCGCGGGCGTCCTTGCTGAGTTGGCTGACCTCGGGTGGCTCTACGGTGTGACGACGGTCGCTCTCGGAGCGCTGTTCCTGTATACGGTCGTCCGACTGCACCGCGAGCAAACCGAATCGGCGGCGTTCCGGGCGTTCCACGCCTCAAACGCCTATCTCGGACTCGTCCTCGTCGCCGTTGTCGTCGACGCCCTGGCAATCTGA
- a CDS encoding 5-formyltetrahydrofolate cyclo-ligase: MSEKDPIRRRVWDRLEADDIARFPFPPHGRITNFDGADAAADRAVSLPELADADAVKANPDAPQLPLRRKLLHNGTTVYMAVPRLAADRPFVELDPEEISDLDAAATISQMSNYGRKVGPEEVPPLDAIVVGSVAVTEDGARVGKGEGYSDLEYAVLRGLELVDDDTPVVTTVHDVQLLEEEVDTERYDVPIDVVCTPTRTVRTETTRPRPTGIFWDDLDAKRLEEIPVLDRLREEESDG; encoded by the coding sequence ATGTCCGAGAAGGACCCGATTCGACGGCGCGTCTGGGACCGACTGGAAGCCGATGACATCGCGCGGTTTCCTTTCCCGCCGCACGGCCGAATTACGAACTTCGACGGGGCCGACGCCGCCGCCGACCGGGCGGTGTCGCTGCCGGAGTTGGCCGACGCCGACGCGGTGAAGGCCAACCCCGACGCCCCACAACTCCCGCTTCGGCGCAAACTGTTGCACAACGGAACGACGGTGTACATGGCGGTGCCGCGACTGGCCGCCGACCGCCCGTTCGTCGAGTTGGACCCCGAGGAAATCAGCGACCTCGACGCCGCGGCGACCATCTCCCAGATGAGCAACTACGGCCGGAAGGTCGGTCCCGAGGAGGTTCCCCCACTGGACGCCATCGTCGTCGGCAGCGTCGCGGTCACCGAAGACGGCGCCCGAGTCGGGAAGGGCGAGGGGTACAGCGACCTCGAATACGCGGTGTTGCGGGGACTCGAACTGGTCGACGACGATACGCCGGTCGTGACGACGGTCCACGACGTACAACTCCTCGAGGAAGAGGTCGACACCGAGCGCTACGACGTGCCGATTGACGTGGTGTGTACGCCGACCCGAACCGTTCGAACCGAGACGACGCGCCCCCGGCCGACGGGAATTTTCTGGGACGACCTCGATGCCAAGCGCCTCGAAGAGATTCCGGTGTTGGACCGACTCCGCGAGGAGGAGTCGGACGGCTAA
- a CDS encoding ABC transporter permease has product MSRLGRIAAETTAAWRAFTRRRTAVFFTFFFPAIIILIFGALVGTEPTGGGLFAEPAGYYIAGYLAVVVLFTPLSRVGSEVARHRDGNRFEKLATTPLTRAEWLLAQTLVNVVVIGLASILILALVLVVTDATFAFSPLVVPYLAFAVALFCGFGAILGRVADSQDGVVAASNGVALPLLFLSETFVTVEMLPSWFVPLMDLSPLTYFARGIRAATYRPTGELPPVGGTGLVGADPYLNLLVLVLLSVGFFAVGAYALPRTD; this is encoded by the coding sequence GTGAGCCGTCTCGGCCGTATCGCCGCCGAGACGACCGCGGCGTGGCGCGCCTTCACTCGCCGCCGGACCGCGGTGTTCTTCACGTTCTTCTTCCCGGCCATCATCATCCTCATCTTCGGCGCGCTGGTCGGGACAGAACCGACCGGCGGGGGGCTGTTCGCCGAACCCGCGGGCTACTACATTGCGGGGTATCTCGCCGTCGTCGTCCTCTTTACGCCGCTGTCACGCGTCGGCAGCGAGGTGGCCAGACACCGCGACGGCAACCGCTTCGAGAAACTCGCGACGACGCCGCTGACGCGCGCGGAGTGGCTACTCGCCCAGACGCTCGTCAACGTCGTCGTCATCGGGTTGGCGTCGATTCTCATCCTCGCGCTCGTCCTCGTCGTCACCGACGCGACGTTCGCGTTCTCGCCGCTCGTGGTGCCGTATCTCGCCTTCGCCGTAGCGCTGTTCTGTGGGTTCGGCGCGATTCTCGGCCGCGTCGCCGACTCACAGGACGGCGTCGTCGCCGCATCCAACGGCGTCGCGCTGCCGCTTCTGTTCCTCTCGGAGACGTTCGTCACCGTCGAGATGCTGCCGTCGTGGTTCGTTCCGCTGATGGACCTCTCGCCGCTGACGTACTTCGCCCGGGGTATCCGGGCGGCGACGTATCGTCCGACGGGCGAGTTGCCGCCCGTCGGCGGGACGGGACTCGTCGGCGCGGACCCGTATCTTAACCTCCTCGTCTTGGTGCTGCTGTCGGTCGGATTCTTCGCCGTCGGCGCGTACGCCCTACCTCGGACGGATTAG